Proteins encoded together in one Streptomyces umbrinus window:
- a CDS encoding ABC transporter permease: MTTETTEADMQPDAVRKVTDEDPGPSRADRFSALAQQHGALVTLLVAMVVASLSFDTFLTGDNLENMALSSAFLAVVALGMTFVIVTGGIDLSVGSLFALGGVVAAWGSQYGSAVALLLPLAVCGLIGLVNGLLIARSGLAPFIVTLAAMLGARGILLAITDEGSRTYLVDKDSFLATLGQGSLLGIGVPVWITVALFVLGAVVLRHTRFGQYVYAVGGNEDAAALMGAPVARTKIAVYAVSGLCAGLAGALNAAWLLSGVTILGTGMELEAIAAVVIGGTLLSGGFGFVSGSLVGVLLLKVIQNVINQIGSLDSAYQQVVSGAFLAVVVVAQTWLGRRRRVL; this comes from the coding sequence ATGACGACCGAGACCACGGAAGCCGACATGCAGCCCGACGCCGTCCGAAAGGTCACCGACGAGGACCCGGGACCGAGCCGCGCCGACCGCTTCAGCGCCCTCGCCCAGCAGCACGGAGCCCTGGTCACCCTCCTGGTGGCCATGGTCGTGGCATCGCTGAGCTTCGACACCTTCCTGACCGGCGACAACCTGGAGAACATGGCGCTGTCCTCGGCCTTCCTCGCAGTGGTCGCGCTCGGCATGACGTTCGTCATCGTCACCGGCGGGATCGACCTGTCGGTCGGCTCGCTCTTCGCCCTCGGCGGAGTGGTGGCGGCCTGGGGCTCGCAGTACGGCTCGGCGGTGGCCCTGCTGCTCCCGCTCGCGGTGTGCGGGCTGATCGGCCTGGTCAACGGGCTGCTCATCGCCCGGTCCGGACTGGCCCCGTTCATCGTCACCCTCGCCGCCATGCTCGGTGCGCGCGGCATCCTGCTGGCGATCACCGACGAGGGCTCACGGACCTACCTCGTGGACAAGGACTCGTTCCTCGCGACGCTCGGCCAGGGCTCGCTGCTCGGGATCGGCGTGCCCGTGTGGATCACGGTGGCGCTGTTCGTACTGGGAGCCGTCGTACTGCGGCACACCAGATTCGGCCAGTACGTGTACGCGGTCGGCGGCAACGAGGACGCGGCAGCCCTGATGGGTGCCCCCGTGGCACGTACGAAGATCGCGGTGTACGCCGTTTCAGGTCTGTGCGCCGGCCTCGCGGGCGCGCTCAATGCCGCCTGGCTGCTGTCCGGCGTGACGATTCTGGGCACGGGCATGGAGCTGGAGGCCATCGCGGCGGTCGTCATCGGCGGCACCCTGCTGTCCGGCGGTTTCGGCTTCGTCAGCGGTTCGCTGGTCGGGGTGCTCCTGCTGAAGGTGATCCAGAACGTCATCAACCAGATCGGCTCCCTCGACTCCGCCTACCAGCAGGTCGTCAGCGGCGCCTTCCTCGCCGTCGTGGTGGTGGCCCAGACCTGGCTCGGCCGGAGACGCCGGGTTCTGTGA